The following are from one region of the Cloacibacterium normanense genome:
- a CDS encoding IS3 family transposase (programmed frameshift), translating into MGKSKYSLDFKLKAIKRYHKGDIGTDDLGKRIGVCGSLVRKWIKFYELYGVSGLVRLSNTHYTKDFKLKILSVIEKENLSLKEASRRFNIPAESSILSWQRNYKKNGILGLENRPKGRPKTMSNYKRKKKKTGKPLTREEELLERIYYLEAQNAILKKFRRLNSGKEKSKAIEELRQDFDLAVLLHCTSMARSSFYYYQKRFQMKDKYAEIKEMIKQIYHRHKGRLGYRRITLLLKEKGILINHKTVLRLMKILGLKSIIRVKKYKSYKGEQGKIAPNVLQRNFKSDAPNQKWATDVTEFNVSGNKLYLSPIIDLFNGEIVSFDLSERPVFSQIIRMLKKSFRKVKSTQNIILHSDQGWQYQMKHYQNLLKEKGIIQSMSRKGNCLDNAVIENFFGTIKSEMFYTRKFGSIQELKIEIVKYIHYYNNDRIRLNLKGKSPVQYRTLSFENIV; encoded by the exons ATGGGAAAAAGTAAATATTCATTAGACTTTAAATTAAAAGCTATAAAGAGATATCACAAAGGGGATATTGGAACAGACGATTTAGGAAAACGCATTGGAGTTTGTGGTTCATTGGTTCGTAAATGGATAAAATTTTATGAACTTTATGGAGTTTCAGGACTTGTTCGGCTTTCCAATACGCATTACACAAAAGATTTTAAATTAAAGATTTTATCAGTAATTGAGAAAGAGAATTTAAGTTTAAAAGAAGCGTCGAGAAGGTTTAATATTCCTGCGGAGTCCAGTATTCTTAGTTGGCAGCGTAATTACAAAAAAAATGGTATTTTAGGTTTAGAAAACAGACCCAAAGGAAGACCTAAAACCATGAGTAATTACAAGCGAAAAAAAAAGAAAACAGGCAAGCCCTTAACAAGGGAGGAAGAACTGTTGGAGAGGATTTATTATTTAGAAGCCCAGAACGCCATTTTAAAAAAGT TTAGACGCCTTAATTCAGGAAAGGAAAAATCCAAAGCCATCGAAGAGTTAAGGCAGGACTTTGATTTAGCAGTACTACTGCATTGTACATCGATGGCAAGAAGCAGTTTTTATTACTATCAAAAACGCTTTCAAATGAAAGATAAATATGCGGAAATAAAAGAAATGATTAAGCAGATTTATCATCGTCACAAAGGAAGGTTGGGCTATAGAAGAATTACTTTGCTTTTGAAAGAAAAAGGAATTTTGATTAATCACAAAACTGTTTTACGACTTATGAAAATATTAGGTTTAAAGAGTATTATCCGAGTGAAGAAATATAAATCTTACAAGGGAGAGCAAGGGAAAATTGCGCCCAATGTTCTACAGAGGAATTTCAAATCGGACGCTCCTAATCAGAAATGGGCAACCGATGTTACAGAGTTTAATGTATCGGGTAATAAACTTTACCTATCTCCAATCATCGATTTATTTAATGGTGAAATTGTCAGTTTTGACTTATCTGAAAGACCTGTGTTTAGCCAAATCATCAGAATGCTAAAGAAATCATTCAGAAAAGTAAAATCTACACAGAACATCATTCTACATTCTGATCAAGGTTGGCAATATCAAATGAAACATTACCAAAACTTGTTAAAAGAAAAAGGTATTATTCAAAGTATGTCCCGAAAAGGAAACTGTTTGGACAATGCGGTGATAGAAAACTTTTTTGGAACGATAAAATCAGAAATGTTTTATACCAGAAAGTTTGGTTCCATTCAGGAACTTAAGATCGAAATAGTGAAGTACATTCACTATTACAACAATGATAGAATAAGACTCAATCTCAAAGGAAAGAGTCCGGTACAGTACCGAACTCTTTCCTTTGAGAATATTGTTTAA
- the aroQ gene encoding type II 3-dehydroquinate dehydratase, whose translation MKILILNGANLNLLGTREPDIYGSTSMDDVLTHLKSEYSQHAIEYFQSNFEGEIIGKIQENEFDALVINPGAFTHYSYAIADALKNLRKPKIEVHISNIYQREEFRQKSVTAAYTDAVLSGFGTEGYRLAIIHLISIVK comes from the coding sequence ATGAAAATTCTAATATTAAACGGAGCCAATCTCAATCTTCTAGGAACTCGTGAGCCAGACATCTACGGAAGTACTTCAATGGATGATGTTTTAACACATTTAAAATCTGAGTATTCTCAACACGCTATTGAATATTTCCAGTCAAATTTTGAAGGGGAAATCATCGGAAAAATTCAAGAAAATGAATTTGATGCTCTTGTCATTAATCCGGGTGCTTTTACCCATTATTCTTACGCCATCGCAGATGCGCTTAAAAACCTCAGAAAACCCAAAATTGAAGTTCACATTAGCAATATTTATCAACGGGAAGAATTCAGGCAGAAATCAGTTACCGCAGCTTATACCGATGCTGTTCTTTCCGGTTTTGGTACAGAAGGCTACAGATTAGCGATTATTCATTTAATTTCTATAGTAAAATAA
- the rpsT gene encoding 30S ribosomal protein S20 produces MANHKSALKRIRQSEKRRLRNRYYHKTARTAVKVLRNEENKAAASEQLPKVISLLDKLVKKNIIHKNKAANLKSKLTKHVNKLA; encoded by the coding sequence ATGGCAAATCATAAATCAGCACTTAAGAGAATCAGACAATCTGAGAAAAGAAGATTGAGAAACAGATACTATCACAAAACTGCTAGAACAGCTGTGAAAGTATTAAGAAATGAAGAAAACAAAGCAGCTGCTTCAGAGCAATTGCCGAAAGTAATCTCTTTATTAGACAAACTAGTAAAGAAGAATATTATTCACAAAAACAAAGCTGCTAACTTAAAAAGCAAGTTAACTAAACACGTTAACAAGTTAGCTTAA
- a CDS encoding N-acetylmuramoyl-L-alanine amidase family protein: MNTHKHAFNIILTVLFLIFAQLGAQKKFVIVLDAGHGGSDVGATRKYENIGLVQEKDVTLGIVLKLGRMLEKNKDYKIIYTRKIDEYPSLADRTDLANRSHADLFISVHCNASTKSTPYGTETYVQGPDQNKTNLEVAKRENDVIFLDDKDRERFASYDPTSPESLIALRIQQSKYLESSLIFGGYVEENFVKKDKRYSRGVMQKNLHVLRLNAMPSVLIETGFISNAEEAAYLASDKGQDEIAESIYDAITSYKKRIDRNQKKIVEEPKELPLKNDFRILLMSTPNKYAVGDPALKGLNYILTIKENGLYKYYYSVTNFASIKENNLKTAKDAGFRNVTAVSFIPNQDMNTGYYRLEVYTGKDKLPSSSPILKLLKDVERVKANGIFYYTYGNVKSLEAATKLQKDLEEKGITNTTIEKVYK, translated from the coding sequence ATGAATACGCATAAACACGCATTTAATATAATTTTAACAGTATTATTTTTAATATTTGCTCAATTAGGCGCTCAAAAGAAGTTTGTTATTGTATTAGATGCCGGTCACGGCGGTTCTGATGTGGGAGCAACTAGAAAATACGAAAATATAGGATTAGTACAAGAAAAAGACGTTACACTAGGCATCGTATTGAAGCTTGGCAGAATGCTCGAAAAAAATAAAGATTATAAAATCATCTACACCAGAAAAATAGACGAATATCCTTCTCTAGCAGATAGAACAGACCTTGCCAATAGAAGTCATGCCGATTTATTTATCTCTGTACATTGTAATGCAAGCACCAAATCTACACCTTACGGAACAGAAACTTATGTACAAGGTCCAGACCAGAACAAAACCAATTTAGAAGTTGCCAAAAGAGAAAATGACGTAATTTTCTTAGATGATAAAGACCGCGAAAGATTCGCTTCTTACGACCCAACTTCTCCAGAATCTTTAATTGCATTAAGAATTCAGCAAAGTAAATATCTAGAAAGCAGTTTGATTTTCGGCGGTTATGTAGAAGAAAATTTTGTAAAAAAAGACAAAAGATATTCCAGAGGAGTGATGCAGAAAAACCTTCACGTACTACGTCTTAATGCGATGCCATCTGTTTTAATAGAAACGGGATTCATCAGTAATGCTGAAGAGGCGGCATATTTAGCTTCTGACAAAGGTCAAGATGAAATTGCAGAATCTATTTACGACGCGATTACCAGCTACAAAAAACGAATCGATAGAAACCAGAAAAAAATAGTAGAAGAACCAAAAGAACTTCCTCTAAAAAATGATTTCAGAATTCTTTTGATGAGCACTCCAAACAAATATGCTGTGGGAGATCCTGCTCTCAAAGGACTTAATTACATCTTAACCATCAAAGAAAATGGTTTGTACAAATATTACTACAGCGTAACTAATTTTGCTTCTATTAAAGAGAACAACCTTAAAACCGCTAAAGATGCTGGATTTAGAAATGTCACTGCTGTAAGTTTTATTCCTAACCAAGACATGAACACTGGCTACTATAGATTAGAAGTCTACACCGGAAAAGATAAATTACCTAGCTCTTCCCCAATATTAAAACTATTAAAAGACGTAGAAAGAGTAAAAGCTAATGGCATATTTTACTACACTTATGGCAATGTAAAATCTCTAGAAGCGGCCACTAAACTTCAAAAAGACCTTGAAGAAAAGGGTATTACCAATACTACAATAGAAAAAGTTTATAAATAA
- a CDS encoding putative LPS assembly protein LptD — translation MIKNGLKNTLQILIILIFNNFLAQNKLENAPKNSDKVTAVSKTDTVKIEKEQIDDIVRSKADNIRNEVPKKMSYLNKNAEVSYQDMKINADYIQIDWDKGLIFARGKVDSIGKITEPAVATQGGKKYEYSEFSYNYKTKQAIAYNARTEESEGVIVAEKTKKVNDSVFYLKRGKYTTDEYFLKKKDTIADYYLLAPDIKLVKGKENSKLITGPIQMYIEQVPTPLILPFAILPFSEKRMAGILIPSFGERQDVGFFLNSLGYYLPIGEHFDVKTYFDYYTKGSWNFRPEVTYRKNYKYNGSFRGEIGTTIRGIKGLENYTKSSVYNIAWTHTQDSKANPFFNFSASVNITSNKFYNNTVNNSHIFNQSALNAQQNSTVSFTKRFLNLPITITGTGSYSQNFTTGLTDIRLPQLNVSTNQFYLFKPKTGIRTGMLENITVNTGLQFSNYVSGVKNDDLFTKTMWDNMQTGAKNNIALATNTTVAKFFTFSLGANIDNVATTKTISKNYNPVTNTLERNLNKNLTGYSTFSTSASLQTVLYGMLKFGEKSKIQAIRHMVTPSIGFTYSPDFGDPKFGYFKSYYDERGVLTTYSIFEGGMFGSPNQGLTQSIGFNINNNLEMKVRSKTDSTGTKKVKIFESLNISGGYNFAADKYKWSLISISTQTSFFQNKLSVNSNVLIDPYQIVFIPGQENGIRTENFGHFNIQSFSMNFSFPLNNETFGKKEDLATKYKTKGEIRNEVYYFDQDNYSRFNQPWTLNLNANYGYSKTNTRFGKSVASLGLDGSVKLTPYWSLSGNTHYDFVSKSLAYTRLGFSRDQRSFSFTFNWVPFGQYKVYDFFISIKANILKDAVKYKERSFQQSGSTF, via the coding sequence TTGATTAAAAACGGTCTCAAAAATACCTTACAAATTTTAATTATCCTAATTTTTAACAATTTTTTAGCACAAAATAAGCTAGAAAATGCGCCTAAAAATAGTGATAAGGTAACTGCTGTTTCCAAAACAGATACCGTAAAAATAGAAAAAGAGCAAATAGATGATATTGTACGTTCTAAAGCGGATAATATTAGAAACGAAGTTCCGAAAAAAATGTCTTATCTCAATAAAAATGCAGAAGTTTCATATCAAGATATGAAGATTAATGCAGATTATATCCAAATAGATTGGGACAAAGGACTGATTTTTGCAAGAGGAAAAGTAGATTCTATAGGAAAAATTACAGAACCTGCTGTAGCAACTCAAGGTGGTAAAAAATATGAATATTCCGAATTCAGCTACAATTATAAAACCAAACAAGCCATTGCTTACAATGCTAGAACAGAAGAAAGTGAAGGTGTAATTGTAGCAGAAAAAACCAAAAAAGTAAATGACTCTGTTTTTTATCTTAAAAGAGGAAAATATACTACAGACGAATATTTCCTTAAGAAAAAAGATACCATAGCAGATTATTATTTGCTTGCGCCAGATATTAAATTGGTAAAGGGTAAAGAGAATTCTAAATTAATTACGGGGCCTATACAGATGTATATAGAGCAAGTTCCTACACCACTTATTCTACCATTTGCAATTCTTCCGTTTTCTGAAAAAAGAATGGCGGGAATTCTTATTCCGAGTTTTGGGGAAAGACAAGATGTGGGATTTTTCTTGAATAGTTTGGGGTATTATTTGCCAATTGGGGAGCATTTTGATGTGAAAACCTACTTTGATTATTATACTAAGGGAAGTTGGAACTTCAGACCAGAAGTAACTTATCGAAAAAACTATAAGTACAATGGTTCTTTCCGAGGTGAAATAGGAACTACCATTAGAGGAATTAAAGGTCTAGAAAATTATACCAAAAGCAGTGTTTATAATATTGCATGGACACATACTCAAGATTCTAAAGCCAATCCATTTTTTAATTTTTCGGCATCTGTAAATATTACGAGTAACAAATTCTACAATAACACGGTTAATAACTCCCATATTTTTAACCAAAGTGCTCTAAATGCACAACAAAACTCTACGGTGAGCTTTACCAAAAGATTTTTGAATTTGCCGATAACTATCACGGGAACAGGTAGTTATTCACAAAACTTTACTACGGGACTTACCGATATTAGATTGCCGCAGTTGAATGTTTCTACCAATCAGTTTTATTTATTTAAACCAAAGACAGGAATTAGAACGGGGATGTTAGAAAACATTACCGTAAATACTGGATTGCAATTCAGTAATTATGTTTCTGGGGTGAAAAATGACGATTTATTCACCAAAACCATGTGGGATAATATGCAAACTGGTGCTAAAAATAACATTGCGCTTGCTACAAACACGACTGTTGCTAAATTTTTCACATTTTCATTAGGCGCTAATATTGATAATGTAGCAACTACTAAAACGATTAGTAAAAATTACAATCCAGTTACCAATACTTTAGAAAGGAATTTGAATAAAAATTTGACGGGTTATTCTACGTTTTCTACATCTGCAAGTTTGCAAACCGTTTTGTATGGAATGTTGAAATTTGGTGAAAAATCTAAAATTCAAGCCATCAGACACATGGTAACTCCGAGTATTGGGTTCACGTATTCTCCAGATTTTGGAGATCCAAAGTTTGGATATTTCAAAAGTTATTATGACGAAAGAGGCGTTTTAACCACTTATTCTATATTTGAAGGAGGGATGTTTGGTTCACCTAATCAAGGTTTAACACAGTCTATTGGTTTCAATATCAATAACAACTTAGAGATGAAGGTGAGAAGTAAAACCGATTCTACAGGAACCAAAAAAGTTAAAATTTTTGAAAGTTTAAATATTTCTGGAGGTTATAATTTTGCTGCGGATAAATACAAATGGTCATTGATTTCGATTAGTACACAGACTTCTTTCTTTCAAAATAAATTAAGTGTAAATTCTAATGTTTTGATAGACCCATATCAAATTGTATTTATTCCAGGTCAAGAAAACGGTATTAGAACTGAGAATTTTGGACATTTTAATATCCAGAGTTTCAGCATGAATTTTTCTTTCCCTCTGAACAATGAAACTTTTGGGAAAAAAGAAGATTTAGCGACTAAGTATAAAACCAAAGGAGAAATACGAAACGAAGTCTATTATTTTGACCAAGATAATTACTCCCGATTTAATCAACCTTGGACTTTGAATCTTAATGCCAATTATGGTTATTCTAAAACCAATACCAGATTTGGGAAAAGTGTAGCTTCACTAGGTTTAGATGGTAGCGTAAAACTTACACCTTATTGGAGTTTAAGCGGAAACACGCATTATGATTTTGTTTCAAAAAGTTTAGCGTATACCAGATTAGGATTTTCTAGAGACCAAAGAAGTTTCTCTTTTACCTTTAATTGGGTGCCTTTTGGTCAATATAAAGTATATGATTTCTTTATCAGCATAAAAGCAAATATTTTAAAAGACGCTGTAAAATACAAGGAAAGAAGTTTCCAACAAAGTGGCAGTACTTTCTAA
- a CDS encoding RidA family protein, which translates to MKKIVSTNNAPAAIGPYSQANLVNGVLYISGQIPIDPSTGNLLDGIEIETHQVMKNLKAILEEAGMGFGNVVKSTIFLKSMDDFAVMNEIYASYFEGGNYPARETVEVSCLPKNVSVEISMIAHQF; encoded by the coding sequence ATGAAGAAGATAGTTTCTACTAACAATGCACCCGCTGCAATTGGTCCGTATTCACAAGCTAACCTTGTAAATGGCGTTCTCTATATTTCTGGTCAAATCCCTATTGATCCGTCTACTGGGAATTTATTGGATGGAATAGAAATAGAAACACACCAAGTGATGAAAAATCTAAAAGCCATTTTAGAAGAAGCAGGAATGGGATTCGGAAATGTAGTAAAATCTACTATTTTCTTAAAAAGTATGGATGATTTCGCAGTGATGAACGAAATCTATGCATCTTATTTCGAAGGAGGGAATTATCCAGCAAGAGAAACAGTAGAGGTTTCTTGTTTGCCCAAAAATGTGAGTGTAGAAATTTCTATGATTGCACATCAGTTCTAA
- a CDS encoding trypsin-like peptidase domain-containing protein: protein MKNSLKQLLPFAVVGILSGATTFGAIEYFKTNENNSDFSYFHTANDNVKFAGINSANVGDDFVKAAKTTVPAVVTIKNYQSRSSSSNRMSEQDLFEQFFGNPFGNQRQNQKQQQPPKDVPSGLGSGVIISPDGYIISNNHVVAGANKLEVILSNKKSYVANLIGTDPSTDIALLKIEEKGLPYLNFANSDLVEVGQWVLAVGNPLGLNSTVTAGIVSAKGRSIDLLSQQSRTPIESFIQTDAAINPGNSGGALVNVNGDLIGINSAISSNTGYYEGYGFAVPANLAKKVVEDIKKFGLVQRGFLGVVSLDLSDDRQVATYNQSQKANIKASSGIMITEITENSGAEDAGLRKGDIIKKIDNSTIETFADLSAAIGSKRPGDKVMVTYIRNGKSYTETVTLKDQKGGTSFRSKADLSVTEKIGGEFEVLSDRFKTDYGLNSGVIARNIVEGGELERIGVYDNYIIIEVNGKPVNSQKDVEKILDGYKGTVQIKYVDEYGRMYTRGFKMP, encoded by the coding sequence ATGAAGAACAGTTTAAAACAATTATTACCTTTTGCTGTTGTAGGTATATTATCTGGTGCCACAACTTTTGGTGCAATAGAGTATTTCAAAACGAATGAAAATAACAGCGATTTTTCTTATTTCCATACTGCAAATGATAATGTAAAATTCGCAGGAATAAATTCCGCAAATGTGGGCGATGATTTTGTAAAAGCTGCAAAAACGACAGTTCCTGCAGTGGTTACCATTAAAAATTATCAATCCAGAAGTTCAAGTTCAAACAGAATGTCCGAACAAGACTTATTTGAACAATTTTTCGGAAATCCTTTTGGAAATCAAAGACAAAATCAAAAACAACAGCAGCCTCCTAAAGATGTTCCTTCTGGATTAGGAAGTGGCGTGATTATTTCACCAGACGGTTACATTATTTCTAATAATCACGTAGTTGCTGGTGCCAATAAATTAGAAGTTATTCTAAGTAACAAGAAAAGTTACGTAGCTAATCTTATTGGAACAGACCCAAGTACAGACATCGCTCTTCTAAAAATTGAAGAAAAAGGTTTGCCTTATCTTAATTTTGCCAATTCAGATTTAGTAGAAGTAGGACAATGGGTTTTAGCAGTAGGAAATCCACTAGGTTTAAATTCTACAGTTACTGCAGGAATTGTTTCAGCTAAAGGAAGAAGCATAGACTTGCTAAGTCAACAATCTAGAACTCCTATTGAAAGCTTCATTCAAACAGATGCAGCGATTAATCCAGGAAATTCTGGTGGTGCTTTGGTTAATGTAAACGGAGACTTAATCGGAATCAACTCTGCCATTTCTTCTAATACCGGTTATTATGAAGGTTATGGTTTTGCGGTTCCTGCTAACTTAGCTAAAAAAGTAGTTGAAGACATTAAAAAATTCGGTTTGGTACAAAGAGGATTCTTAGGAGTTGTAAGTTTAGACCTCTCTGATGATAGACAAGTTGCCACTTATAATCAAAGTCAAAAAGCCAACATCAAAGCAAGTAGCGGAATTATGATTACTGAAATCACTGAAAATAGCGGTGCTGAAGATGCTGGATTAAGAAAAGGAGATATTATCAAAAAAATAGATAATTCTACCATAGAAACTTTCGCGGATTTATCGGCAGCAATTGGTAGCAAAAGACCTGGAGATAAAGTTATGGTAACTTATATTAGAAATGGTAAATCTTATACTGAAACCGTAACGCTTAAAGACCAAAAAGGAGGAACTTCATTCCGAAGCAAAGCAGATTTATCTGTTACAGAAAAAATAGGAGGTGAATTCGAGGTTTTAAGTGACCGTTTTAAAACGGATTATGGTTTAAATAGCGGTGTAATTGCAAGAAATATAGTAGAAGGTGGTGAGTTAGAAAGAATAGGCGTTTATGACAATTACATCATTATAGAAGTCAATGGAAAACCTGTAAATTCACAAAAAGATGTAGAAAAAATCTTAGATGGATATAAGGGAACCGTACAAATAAAATACGTAGACGAATACGGTAGAATGTACACCAGAGGTTTTAAAATGCCTTAA
- a CDS encoding peptidase U32 family protein, giving the protein MTKSGRIELMAPAGDFTSLQAALDNGADSIYFGVEQLNMRARASMNFTILDLPEISRRCKEKGVRTYLTLNTIIYDHDLSIIKTLLDKAKEADLTAVIAMDQAVIAYARQIGMEVHISTQINITNIETVKFYALFADTMVMSRELSITQIKKICSQIEKEQIKGPSGNLVEIEIFGHGALCMAVSGKCYLSLHSHNSSANRGACKQNCRKKYTVIDQESGFEIELDNEYMMSPKDLCTIGFLDQIVDAGVKVLKIEGRGRAPEYVATVTKCYREAIDSIADGTFSAEKVEGWMKQLETVYNRGFWSGYYLGQELGEWSPNSGSSATQKKIYIGKGRHFYPKSNIAEFLIEAYDLNVGDKVLIQGPTTGSQEIVIEHMMVDGKEGATKASKSDVVTFKTEFRVRPSDKLYKIVKVEEPGTQQNNVDEGTYSH; this is encoded by the coding sequence ATGACAAAAAGCGGAAGAATAGAATTAATGGCTCCAGCAGGAGATTTTACTTCTTTACAAGCAGCATTAGATAATGGTGCAGATTCAATATATTTCGGTGTAGAGCAACTCAACATGAGAGCTAGAGCTTCTATGAACTTTACAATTTTAGATTTACCAGAAATTTCTAGAAGATGTAAAGAAAAAGGGGTGAGAACTTATCTTACTCTTAATACCATTATTTACGACCACGATTTATCCATCATCAAAACCTTACTTGACAAAGCAAAAGAAGCAGACCTTACTGCAGTAATTGCAATGGATCAGGCGGTAATTGCCTATGCAAGACAAATAGGCATGGAAGTGCATATTTCTACTCAGATTAATATTACCAATATAGAAACGGTTAAGTTTTATGCACTTTTTGCAGATACGATGGTGATGAGTAGAGAACTTTCTATTACTCAAATCAAAAAAATCTGTTCTCAAATTGAAAAAGAGCAAATCAAAGGACCTTCTGGAAATTTAGTAGAAATAGAAATTTTCGGTCATGGTGCACTTTGTATGGCGGTTTCTGGGAAATGTTATTTGAGCCTTCATTCTCATAATTCTTCAGCAAACAGAGGAGCTTGTAAACAAAATTGTAGAAAAAAATATACAGTTATTGACCAAGAATCTGGCTTCGAAATAGAATTAGATAATGAATACATGATGTCTCCTAAAGATCTTTGTACGATAGGATTTTTAGACCAAATTGTAGATGCTGGTGTAAAAGTTCTAAAAATCGAAGGAAGAGGAAGAGCACCAGAATATGTAGCAACGGTGACTAAATGTTACAGAGAAGCTATTGATAGTATTGCTGATGGAACATTTTCTGCAGAGAAAGTAGAAGGTTGGATGAAGCAGTTGGAAACTGTTTATAATAGAGGTTTCTGGAGTGGTTATTATCTTGGCCAAGAATTAGGAGAATGGTCTCCAAACTCTGGAAGCAGTGCTACACAAAAGAAAATTTACATTGGTAAAGGAAGACATTTCTATCCAAAATCAAATATTGCAGAATTTTTAATTGAAGCCTATGATTTAAATGTGGGTGATAAAGTCTTGATTCAAGGACCAACTACAGGTTCTCAAGAAATTGTAATTGAACATATGATGGTAGATGGTAAAGAAGGGGCTACTAAAGCTTCGAAATCTGATGTGGTTACTTTTAAAACAGAATTTAGAGTTCGTCCATCTGATAAATTATACAAAATTGTAAAGGTAGAAGAGCCTGGTACACAACAGAATAATGTAGATGAAGGAACTTACTCACACTAA
- a CDS encoding ferredoxin, with product MVIITLQRDKCIGCNYCAEFAPEYFRMSKKDGKSVLLKSADKKGFFTLKTPIPDAYEPCEKAAKACPVKIISVKEI from the coding sequence ATGGTAATTATTACACTACAAAGAGATAAATGTATTGGCTGTAATTATTGCGCCGAGTTTGCGCCAGAATATTTCCGTATGTCTAAGAAAGACGGAAAATCTGTTTTATTGAAATCTGCTGATAAGAAAGGCTTCTTTACGCTTAAAACACCGATTCCTGATGCGTATGAACCGTGTGAAAAAGCAGCAAAAGCTTGTCCAGTGAAAATTATATCGGTAAAGGAAATCTAA
- a CDS encoding 5-formyltetrahydrofolate cyclo-ligase, producing the protein MDLRKTLSKDEVLSLSQKIFKNFVLQFNVIENQKVHIFFPIEKLNEINTKIFINYFFKKNIQVFVPKMVGNKIISIKIKPDTVFLQNSWGILEPESNENESDAFDYVITPLLYCDASGNRIGYGKGFYDQFFAGINHDAKKIGVNYFSPTDSIDDVSLQDVKLDYLVTPTEVLSFGFTSISTK; encoded by the coding sequence ATGGATTTGAGAAAGACCTTGTCGAAAGATGAGGTCTTGTCATTATCTCAGAAAATATTTAAAAATTTCGTTTTACAATTTAATGTAATTGAAAATCAGAAGGTTCACATTTTTTTTCCAATTGAAAAATTGAACGAAATCAATACTAAAATCTTTATCAATTATTTTTTTAAAAAAAATATTCAGGTTTTTGTTCCAAAAATGGTTGGGAATAAGATTATTTCTATTAAGATTAAACCAGATACTGTTTTTTTGCAAAATTCATGGGGAATTCTGGAGCCAGAATCTAATGAAAATGAATCTGATGCTTTTGATTATGTAATTACACCATTACTGTATTGTGATGCATCAGGGAATAGAATTGGCTATGGAAAAGGCTTTTACGACCAATTTTTTGCAGGAATTAATCATGATGCAAAAAAAATCGGCGTGAATTATTTCTCGCCGACTGATTCAATTGATGATGTTTCTTTACAAGATGTAAAATTAGATTATTTGGTTACGCCTACAGAAGTGCTGTCTTTTGGTTTTACATCAATTTCTACAAAATAA